From the genome of Labrus bergylta chromosome 12, fLabBer1.1, whole genome shotgun sequence, one region includes:
- the gpr182 gene encoding G-protein coupled receptor 182: MSAPEHNHSSFNDTPWFIYHCTLELDQDYRRIALFLLYLFIFIVGLLENGLVVWVNWRRRHSANGVLFCIINVSLSDLMVIVILPFFMMEVTMDKVWLWGRFLCKVTNLIYVVNFYSSSFFLALMTLERYLSLTRPTFPALFPVVGRRRWVLCGGLWVFSLFLALMENVHVDLLEWDEPGCYMLPEYNFTEWFVSVAFLCLIFQFLAPAAIIITCNVLIARAVRTTPDIQGRRDVWLVHVYSLVFVMCWLPYHLVMLLMIIDDLDYMLFSCNTVEVLYFSFSVVQSLSLFHCVANPILYNFLSKSFRSNLINTVVSYIPKEDALNQVGAGTGPNAPNGGGGAGSPGKQRKLSNASTSQSDVES, encoded by the coding sequence ATGAGCGCCCCGGAGCACAATCACTCATCGTTCAACGACACGCCATGGTTCATCTACCACTGCACCCTCGAACTGGACCAGGACTACCGGCGCATCGCCCTCTTCCTGCTCtacctcttcatcttcatcgtGGGGCTGCTGGAGAACGGCCTGGTCGTCTGGGTGAACTGGCGCCGGCGCCACTCGGCCAACGGCGTCCTCTTCTGCATCATCAACGTGAGCCTGTCGGACCTGATGGTGATCGTGATCCTGCCCTTCTTCATGATGGAGGTGACCATGGACAAGGTGTGGCTGTGGGGGCGGTTCCTCTGCAAGGTCACCAACCTCATCTACGTGGTCAACTTCTACAGCAGCTCCTTCTTCCTCGCCTTAATGACCCTGGAGCGCTACCTGTCCCTGACGAGGCCCACGTTTCCCGCCCTTTTCCCCGTGGTGGGACGGCGCCGCTGGGTTCTCTGCGGCGGCCTCTGGGTGTTCTCCTTGTTCCTGGCTCTGATGGAGAACGTCCACGTGGATCTTCTGGAGTGGGACGAGCCGGGCTGCTACATGCTGCCTGAATACAACTTCACCGAGTGGTTCGTCTCCGTGGCGTTCCTCTGCCTCATCTTCCAGTTCCTCGCTCCCGccgccatcatcatcacctgcaACGTGCTGATCGCTCGAGCGGTGCGGACGACGCCCGACATCCAAGGGCGCCGCGACGTCTGGCTGGTGCACGTGTACTCGCTGGTGTTCGTCATGTGCTGGCTGCCGTACCACCTGGTCATGTTGCTGATGATCATAGACGACCTCGACTACATGCTCTTCAGCTGCAACACGGTGGAAGTGCTCTACTTCTCCTTCAGCGTGGTGCAGAGCCTCTCGCTGTTCCACTGCGTCGCCAACCCCATCCTCTACAACTTCCTCAGCAAGAGCTTCCGCAGCAACCTCATCAACACGGTGGTGAGCTACATCCCCAAAGAGGACGCTTTGAACCAGGTGGGGGCGGGGACCGGGCCGAACGCTCCCAACGGCGGGGGCGGGGCAGGCTCACCAGGAAAGCAGCGCAAGTTAAGTAACGCCAGCACGAGCCAGTCCGACGTTGAATCATAA